The following are encoded in a window of Syngnathoides biaculeatus isolate LvHL_M chromosome 3, ASM1980259v1, whole genome shotgun sequence genomic DNA:
- the LOC133498105 gene encoding cAMP-regulated phosphoprotein 19-like produces the protein MSDGNEDVPTSEETLAEEQEVQDKMINPEKAEEAKLKARYPNLGNKPGGSDLLRKRLQKGQKYFDSGDYNMAKAKIKNKQLPTAAAPEKTEITGDHIPTPQDLPQRKPSLVASKLAG, from the exons ATGTCGGACGGAAACGAAGACGTCCCGACGTCTGAGGAGACGCTGGCGGAAGAGCAG GAGGTTCAGGACAAAATGATCAATCCAGAGAAAGCAGAAGAGGCCAAACTGAAAGCCAGATACCCAAATCTGGGGAATAAACCTGGGGGCTCAGATCTGCTTCGTAAACGGCTTCAGAAGGGG CAAAAGTACTTTGATTCGGGCGACTACAACATGGCCAAAGCCAAGATAAAGAACAAGCAGCTGCCGACAGCAGCGGCACCCGAGAAGACCGAGATCACGGGGGACCACATCCCAACACCCCAGGACCTGCCCCAGAGGAAACCCTCCCTCGTGGCCAGTAAACTGGCAGGCTGA